The Methanoculleus sp. SDB genome includes a window with the following:
- a CDS encoding fructose-1,6-bisphosphatase has translation MDFLRSCEEIARLVEDGIAGMAGTPASGTYVKMGADGTPTKRIDQVAEDIVVSYLRDHPLCGTLVSEECGTIPLGDGSGTLFLDPIDGTYNAVAGIPFYALSIAYAEEGTVTRGFVRDLGHRETFYAEKGHGAYLNGQTVRVSRTKLLEESAISVYGRKFNPGTVLKLGQKIRRWRLFGASALELCYVACGRLDGFIDLRDTLRITDAAAGMLLCEEAGGLVSDLNGGVITFPNEVTVGKCLVATNAVIHQKVIEYLR, from the coding sequence ATGGATTTTCTTCGTTCCTGTGAGGAGATCGCCCGTCTGGTTGAAGACGGTATTGCGGGAATGGCAGGTACGCCCGCATCCGGCACGTACGTTAAAATGGGAGCGGACGGAACCCCCACGAAGCGGATCGATCAGGTCGCTGAGGATATTGTCGTGTCCTATCTCCGGGACCACCCCCTCTGCGGAACCCTTGTCAGTGAAGAGTGCGGCACTATCCCGCTCGGGGACGGGAGCGGCACGCTGTTTCTGGATCCCATCGACGGTACCTACAATGCCGTTGCCGGAATTCCTTTTTACGCACTCTCCATTGCCTACGCAGAAGAGGGAACCGTCACCCGCGGGTTTGTCCGCGATCTCGGTCACAGGGAGACGTTTTATGCGGAGAAGGGGCACGGTGCATATCTCAACGGACAAACGGTGCGGGTATCTCGGACGAAGCTCCTGGAGGAGAGTGCCATCAGCGTCTACGGGAGAAAGTTTAACCCGGGCACCGTCCTGAAACTGGGGCAGAAAATACGCAGGTGGCGCCTTTTCGGCGCTTCGGCACTCGAATTGTGTTACGTGGCATGTGGAAGGCTTGACGGGTTTATCGATCTGCGGGACACCCTGCGGATTACTGATGCTGCGGCGGGAATGCTGCTGTGCGAAGAAGCGGGCGGGCTTGTCAGCGATCTGAACGGCGGGGTTATCACCTTCCCCAACGAAGTGACCGTGGGCAAGTGCCTCGTTGCCACCAACGCCGTCATCCACCAGAAGGTAATCGAGTACCTGCGGTAG
- a CDS encoding translation initiation factor 5A: MKEQTEVGKLKEGRYVVIDDEPCKILSISVSKPGKHGAAKSRMDVVGIFDGMKRSVVNPVSAKAYIPIVERRSAQVISVSGTTVQLMDVKDFDMFEMEVSDDAIGGIEAGMEVPYIASMGRKKLDLN, encoded by the coding sequence ATGAAAGAACAGACCGAAGTGGGCAAGCTGAAAGAAGGCAGATATGTGGTTATCGATGATGAACCGTGTAAAATTCTCTCGATCTCGGTTTCAAAACCGGGCAAGCATGGTGCCGCGAAGTCCCGAATGGATGTTGTCGGTATTTTTGACGGCATGAAGCGCTCGGTCGTCAATCCCGTATCGGCCAAAGCCTATATTCCCATCGTCGAGCGGCGGAGTGCCCAGGTCATCTCCGTTTCCGGCACTACCGTACAGCTGATGGACGTCAAGGATTTCGATATGTTTGAGATGGAAGTATCCGACGACGCGATCGGCGGCATCGAGGCGGGCATGGAAGTGCCGTATATCGCATCGATGGGCAGGAAGAAACTTGATCTAAATTAA